A single genomic interval of Ruminococcus sp. NK3A76 harbors:
- a CDS encoding N-acetylmuramoyl-L-alanine amidase, whose product MTDEEFREKYGRDPVKPGQHTQVKVYWDRIAIALVLLILLIFGIVKGIMAIAGAIKGSDDSSSVTEAAAAAEEDDLSQAEPEVKEPQQYQFIVCLDPGHGGEDGGATDSTGKRWEKDDTFNMCNKVKEYLEAKGVTVAMTRDTDVLLSLEEICVNANNSKADLFVSIHRNSAEKRFKGVEIWVNNHEPEADTLLASNILTALDRVGINENRNVNYGFIGEPQSNYQVNRQTHMPSCLVELGFITNDKDNELLDKNFDAYAEGIADAVIKTAKELGIVAEDGSRLHEGQYLSTKPQWDPETDTYHTENGDTVFADAIDPNAEDKNLKREDITTTTAAEAIPPEDDAQAADDGTVG is encoded by the coding sequence ATGACAGACGAAGAATTCAGAGAAAAATACGGGCGTGACCCTGTAAAGCCGGGGCAGCACACCCAGGTAAAGGTCTACTGGGACAGGATAGCGATAGCTCTTGTGCTGCTGATACTTCTCATATTCGGCATAGTTAAGGGCATTATGGCCATAGCAGGCGCTATAAAGGGCTCGGACGACAGTTCTTCCGTGACGGAAGCGGCAGCCGCAGCCGAGGAAGACGACTTGTCGCAAGCAGAGCCGGAGGTCAAAGAACCGCAGCAATACCAGTTCATAGTCTGCCTTGACCCCGGCCACGGCGGCGAGGACGGCGGAGCAACTGACTCGACCGGCAAGCGCTGGGAGAAGGACGACACATTCAATATGTGTAACAAGGTCAAGGAATACCTCGAAGCAAAGGGCGTTACGGTAGCCATGACAAGAGACACCGACGTTCTGCTCTCGCTTGAGGAGATATGCGTAAATGCCAACAACTCCAAGGCTGACCTTTTCGTGTCCATTCACAGAAACAGCGCTGAGAAGCGGTTCAAGGGCGTTGAGATATGGGTAAACAACCACGAGCCCGAGGCTGACACGCTGCTTGCGTCGAACATACTCACAGCGCTCGACCGTGTGGGTATTAACGAGAACAGAAACGTAAACTACGGCTTTATAGGCGAGCCGCAGAGCAACTATCAGGTCAACCGCCAGACGCATATGCCAAGCTGTCTTGTAGAGCTGGGCTTTATAACCAACGACAAGGACAATGAGCTGCTTGACAAGAACTTTGACGCATACGCCGAGGGCATAGCAGATGCTGTGATCAAGACAGCAAAGGAGCTCGGCATAGTTGCTGAGGACGGCAGCAGGCTCCACGAGGGGCAGTATCTCTCGACCAAGCCGCAGTGGGACCCTGAGACAGACACCTACCACACCGAGAACGGCGACACGGTATTCGCCGATGCGATAGACCCGAACGCCGAGGACAAGAACCTAAAGCGTGAGGACATTACCACGACGACAGCCGCCGAAGCCATTCCGCCCGAGGACGACGCACAGGCTGCTGACGACGGAACGGTAGGGTAG
- a CDS encoding MATE family efflux transporter: MADSKIISRLFFRLLPVQIILVAIGSINSIIDGMIAGKLIGPLALSVIGLYMPVIKLIDTVNAVLVGGSQILCGQFLGKGELDKTSKVFSLDMLVTVVFSLIASLLMFTIPGTIGMGIGADSETIDGLVSYLRAMSFGITGQILASQFSVFLQLEQQEKRTYAGIAAMAVSNVTLNVLFVQVFDMGLFGLGLSTTVSSWLFCIIQATYYFTGKAAIRFSLKDLEPAYLKDMIRIGIPGAIVQFCLTIRGLALNKIILGYAGNEALSAFSAVGTFGCAYYAATAGVASATRLLVSVYYGEEDRAGLLLIMKTALCKGVALVSAVAAVSIALAVPFTNIFCADHSSEVYRLTLQYFRIFPLSMPFSAFCVIFNNYYQCSDRMKIVHVLSIIDGMIGVVLSSLILAPPLGAMGIWLSQVMNGVYTLIAIYAYTMIVNRRFPTSVEDMLILRDDFGVSEDDRLDISIKSSEEVINTSQQVVDFCTQHGISGRHSFYSGLCIEEMAGNIVQHGFVKGRKNSIDIRVVYKDGGVLIRFKDTCRPFDPKEMSSIFSPEDITKNIGIRMVSRISSRMDYSYVLGLNVLTIKI, translated from the coding sequence ATGGCTGATTCAAAGATAATCTCACGGTTGTTTTTCAGGCTGCTGCCCGTGCAGATAATTCTCGTGGCTATAGGCAGCATAAATTCTATAATCGACGGCATGATAGCAGGCAAGCTCATAGGCCCCCTCGCCCTCAGCGTCATAGGGCTTTATATGCCTGTGATAAAGCTGATAGACACGGTAAATGCCGTGCTTGTAGGCGGCTCGCAGATCTTGTGCGGCCAGTTTCTCGGCAAGGGCGAGCTTGACAAGACGAGCAAGGTCTTCTCGCTCGATATGCTCGTTACGGTGGTGTTCTCGCTGATAGCTTCGCTTCTGATGTTCACCATTCCCGGCACTATAGGCATGGGCATAGGCGCTGACAGCGAGACGATAGACGGGCTTGTTTCATACCTGCGTGCGATGTCCTTCGGCATAACCGGGCAGATACTGGCATCGCAGTTCTCGGTATTTCTACAGCTCGAACAGCAGGAAAAGCGCACCTACGCCGGCATAGCAGCAATGGCTGTATCAAACGTCACACTCAACGTCCTCTTTGTTCAGGTGTTTGATATGGGGCTTTTCGGGCTCGGCCTTTCGACCACGGTGAGCAGCTGGCTTTTCTGCATAATACAGGCGACATACTACTTCACCGGCAAGGCGGCTATACGCTTCAGCCTAAAAGACCTTGAGCCTGCATATCTCAAAGACATGATACGCATAGGCATACCCGGGGCGATAGTTCAGTTCTGCCTGACGATAAGAGGCCTTGCACTCAACAAGATAATCCTCGGCTATGCAGGAAACGAGGCTCTCTCGGCATTCTCGGCGGTGGGCACATTCGGCTGCGCATACTACGCTGCGACCGCAGGCGTGGCATCGGCGACAAGGCTTCTCGTCAGCGTCTACTACGGCGAGGAGGACAGAGCAGGCCTGCTGCTGATAATGAAGACAGCTCTCTGCAAGGGCGTGGCTCTCGTTTCTGCCGTGGCGGCTGTGTCTATAGCACTTGCAGTGCCTTTCACAAACATCTTCTGCGCCGACCATTCAAGCGAGGTCTACAGGCTCACGCTGCAATATTTCAGGATATTCCCCCTGTCGATGCCATTCTCGGCGTTCTGCGTGATATTCAACAACTACTACCAATGCTCGGACAGAATGAAGATAGTACACGTCCTATCTATAATAGACGGCATGATAGGCGTAGTGCTCAGTTCTCTTATACTTGCGCCGCCGCTCGGGGCTATGGGCATATGGCTCTCGCAGGTGATGAACGGCGTTTACACGCTCATTGCTATATACGCATACACCATGATAGTGAACAGGCGCTTCCCGACATCTGTCGAGGATATGCTGATACTTCGTGATGACTTCGGCGTGTCTGAGGACGACAGGCTGGATATCAGCATAAAGAGCAGCGAGGAGGTCATAAACACCTCGCAGCAGGTAGTGGATTTCTGCACGCAGCACGGCATATCCGGCAGGCACTCATTCTACAGCGGCCTGTGCATCGAGGAAATGGCCGGCAATATAGTTCAGCACGGATTTGTCAAGGGCAGGAAAAACAGCATCGACATAAGAGTCGTTTACAAGGACGGCGGCGTGCTGATACGTTTTAAAGACACCTGCCGCCCCTTTGACCCGAAGGAGATGTCAAGTATTTTCTCGCCCGAGGATATCACAAAGAACATAGGCATAAGAATGGTCAGCCGCATAAGCAGCAGAATGGATTACAGCTATGTTTTAGGGCTCAATGTGCTGACAATAAAGATATAA
- a CDS encoding leucine-rich repeat domain-containing protein, translating into MLKKILSSALALSMVFGTAAVLPEAVVSETGSIIAAQAANSGTCGKNVKWSLDASGTLTISGSGAMDDYSYASNTEAPWYWEYENVKKVVISNGVTNIGDWAFRECSNLTSVTMPNTVTKIGKNAFRTCSSLTTVTFSSNLTTIDESAFYFCKGLKSVTVPDSVTSIGASAFISCESFTSITIPDSVTDIGYDAFKNCNNLTIKCYSGSTAEKYANKNEIKCQLLTKPVHNHSYTSKITKAATCAEDGIRTYTCSCGNTYTETIKAPGHKYSPKVVKPTYESEGYTLHTCSVCGNSYKDSFTDKLHKHSYTSEITKRATCTEDGEKTYTCSCGDKYTEVIKKTGHKYTSKVTKAATCVKEGVKTYTCSVCNSSYTEPIKATGHKYTSKVTKTATCGKDGVKTFTCSTCGSTYTEAIKATGDHKYTAKVVKPTYDAQGYTLHTCSVCGKSYKDTYTAKLVRTSIAKASITGLKSKYYTGKAITQTPDVKLGSKTLKSGTDYTVSFSSNKAVGTATVKITGKGAYTGTAKATFKILPKKTTLKTATSPKTKQLKVTYTKVADVTGYQITYSTDKNFKTKASKNSAKLTKTISGLTKGKTYYVKVRTYRTVSGTKYYSGYSAVKAVKIK; encoded by the coding sequence ATGTTGAAGAAAATTCTGTCATCTGCCCTTGCGCTGAGCATGGTGTTCGGCACGGCAGCTGTTCTGCCGGAGGCAGTAGTTTCAGAAACAGGAAGCATTATCGCAGCACAGGCTGCAAACTCAGGAACTTGCGGTAAAAATGTAAAATGGTCGCTTGATGCCAGCGGCACTCTCACTATCAGCGGAAGCGGAGCAATGGATGATTACAGCTATGCAAGCAATACTGAAGCTCCGTGGTACTGGGAATATGAGAACGTCAAGAAGGTAGTCATCAGCAATGGCGTTACAAACATAGGCGACTGGGCATTCAGAGAATGCTCGAACCTTACAAGCGTAACAATGCCCAACACTGTTACAAAGATAGGTAAAAATGCATTCAGGACCTGCTCGAGCCTTACAACTGTGACCTTCTCAAGCAACCTCACAACTATTGATGAGTCTGCTTTCTATTTCTGTAAAGGCCTTAAGAGCGTAACTGTTCCGGACAGTGTTACAAGCATCGGTGCAAGCGCATTTATTAGCTGCGAGAGCTTTACAAGCATAACTATCCCGGACAGTGTTACAGACATCGGCTACGATGCATTCAAGAACTGCAATAACCTCACAATAAAGTGCTACAGCGGTTCGACAGCTGAGAAGTATGCTAACAAGAACGAGATCAAGTGCCAGCTTCTTACCAAGCCTGTACATAATCATTCATACACCTCAAAGATAACAAAGGCTGCTACCTGCGCAGAGGACGGTATCAGAACCTACACCTGCTCATGCGGCAACACATATACCGAAACAATAAAGGCACCCGGCCACAAGTACAGCCCGAAGGTAGTTAAGCCCACATATGAGTCTGAGGGCTACACACTTCACACCTGCTCTGTATGCGGCAACAGCTATAAGGACAGCTTTACTGATAAGCTCCACAAGCATTCCTACACATCTGAGATCACAAAGAGAGCTACCTGCACAGAGGACGGCGAAAAGACATATACCTGCTCCTGCGGCGATAAGTACACAGAAGTGATAAAGAAGACAGGCCACAAGTACACATCTAAGGTCACAAAGGCTGCTACCTGCGTCAAGGAAGGCGTTAAGACATATACCTGCTCTGTATGCAACAGCAGCTACACCGAGCCGATAAAGGCTACAGGCCACAAGTACACATCTAAGGTAACTAAGACAGCTACCTGCGGCAAGGACGGCGTAAAGACATTTACCTGCTCGACCTGCGGCAGCACATACACAGAAGCTATAAAGGCTACAGGTGATCACAAGTACACTGCAAAGGTAGTAAAGCCTACATACGATGCACAGGGCTACACACTGCACACCTGCTCGGTATGCGGCAAGAGCTATAAGGACACATACACAGCAAAGCTTGTCCGCACAAGCATCGCAAAGGCTTCTATAACAGGCCTTAAGAGCAAGTACTACACAGGCAAGGCTATCACACAGACTCCTGATGTCAAGCTCGGCAGCAAGACCCTTAAGTCCGGCACAGACTACACTGTATCCTTCAGCAGCAACAAGGCAGTAGGTACAGCAACAGTCAAAATAACAGGCAAGGGCGCTTACACAGGCACAGCAAAGGCTACATTCAAGATCCTTCCTAAGAAGACTACTCTCAAGACTGCTACAAGCCCCAAGACAAAGCAGCTCAAGGTAACATACACAAAGGTCGCTGACGTTACAGGCTATCAGATCACATACTCTACAGACAAGAACTTCAAGACAAAGGCTTCCAAGAATTCCGCTAAGCTCACAAAGACTATATCTGGTCTTACAAAGGGCAAGACATACTATGTAAAGGTTCGTACATACAGAACTGTCAGCGGCACAAAGTACTACAGCGGCTACAGCGCTGTAAAGGCAGTCAAGATCAAGTAA
- the pyrB gene encoding aspartate carbamoyltransferase — MDITNKYLNLIDLNDYPVDWWLSLLERAHGIISEPEKYMESCKGKIMGTLFYEPSTRTQMSFQTAMLRLGGTIIGFDNPATSSVAKGENLKDTTKIVSGYADIMVMRHPLAGSVKAAALTAECPVINAGDGGHLHPTQTLTDLLTLKEEKGTLEGLTIGLCGDLKNGRTVHSLIKAMSCFKNNRFILISTKELSLPVYIKDILSASGLDFKEVQSLDDAMPELDVLYMTRIQQERFASKEDYLAQKGFYILDRKKLEAAKHDLVVLHPLPRVDEIAMEVDDDERALYFKQAKYGMYVRMALILTMLESKDKGRSLPLVIGRKHKGISCSNPGCITNHELYLPRYFKGNESLLVCEYCDERRLV, encoded by the coding sequence ATGGATATCACAAACAAATACCTAAACCTCATAGACCTTAACGACTACCCTGTTGACTGGTGGCTCTCGCTGCTGGAGCGGGCTCACGGTATCATTTCAGAACCTGAAAAGTACATGGAAAGCTGCAAGGGCAAGATAATGGGCACGCTTTTCTACGAGCCGTCAACAAGAACGCAGATGTCTTTCCAGACGGCGATGCTCAGACTCGGCGGCACGATAATCGGCTTTGACAACCCTGCCACATCGTCTGTTGCCAAGGGCGAGAACCTTAAGGACACGACAAAGATAGTCTCGGGCTATGCCGATATAATGGTAATGCGCCACCCTCTCGCAGGCTCGGTAAAGGCGGCGGCTCTCACGGCGGAATGCCCTGTGATAAACGCAGGCGACGGCGGCCACCTCCACCCGACACAGACGCTCACCGACCTGCTGACCTTAAAAGAAGAAAAGGGCACTCTCGAAGGGCTGACGATAGGCCTTTGCGGCGACCTTAAAAACGGCCGTACCGTTCACTCGCTCATAAAGGCTATGAGCTGCTTTAAAAACAACCGCTTTATACTCATCTCCACCAAGGAGCTCTCGCTGCCTGTATATATAAAGGATATCCTTTCGGCATCGGGGCTCGACTTCAAGGAGGTGCAGAGCCTTGACGATGCTATGCCAGAGCTCGATGTGCTCTATATGACCCGTATCCAGCAGGAGCGCTTCGCTTCAAAGGAGGATTACTTAGCACAGAAGGGCTTCTATATCCTCGACCGCAAAAAGTTAGAAGCTGCAAAGCATGACCTTGTAGTGCTGCACCCGCTGCCGAGAGTTGACGAGATAGCTATGGAGGTAGATGACGACGAGAGAGCGCTCTACTTCAAGCAGGCAAAGTACGGAATGTATGTCAGAATGGCGCTTATCCTCACAATGCTCGAATCAAAGGACAAGGGCAGGAGCCTGCCGCTCGTTATAGGCAGAAAGCATAAGGGCATATCCTGCTCAAACCCCGGCTGCATCACAAACCACGAGCTTTATCTCCCCCGCTATTTCAAGGGCAACGAAAGCCTGCTCGTCTGCGAATACTGCGACGAGAGAAGACTGGTGTAA